From one Streptomyces sp. R41 genomic stretch:
- a CDS encoding alpha-mannosidase: MHDERRRIEERVQRIHDQRIKPAIYAASTPFEVEAWQAPGEPVPYEEAAAASYQPFAMDTPWGPPWGTTWFRMRGQVPAEWAGKRVEAVIDLGFVGDWPGNQAEALVHLTDGTPLKAVNPLNQYVPIGNPVVGGESVDYLVEAASNPDILANDFAYPTPLGDVRTAGDKPLYIFKRADIAILDEEVWHLELDVQVLRELMLELGEHDPRRHEIMHTLDRALDALDLDDISGSAAAVREVLAPALAKPAHASAHQISGVGHAHIDSAWLWPIRETKRKTSRTFSNVTSLADEYEEFVFACSQAQQYEWVRDNYPQVWARIQESVKKGQWAPVGGMWVEADGNLPGGEAIARQLIHGKRFFIEHFGIETKGVWLPDSFGYNAAYPQLAKLAGNDWFLTQKISWNQTNKFPHHTFWWEGIDGTRIFTHFPPVDTYNARFSGEEMARATRNYQEKGAATRSLAPFGWGDGGGGPTREIMERARRLADLEGSPKVVVEHPDAFFAKAREEYPDAPVWVGELYLELHRATYTSQARTKQGNRRSEHKLREAELWATTAALHAPDYTYPYEKLDRLWKTVLLHQFHDILPGSSIAWVHREAEAEYARVAEELEELTQEAVAALAATAGPAATAAGAATAVPGAHVFNTSPCRRAEVVRAPDGTLAYAQVPANGSAPLGSAEPPQPVTITGRTLENGLVRVELAEDGTLASVRDLTANREVLADKGNLLRLHTDLPNYWDAWDVDKHYKNRYTDLLDADSITVVDQDPLLGAIRVERSFGKGSKIVQTITVRAGSPRIDIETEIDWHEAEKFLKAAFPVDIRAPHSSAEIQFGHVQRPTHTNTSWEAARFEVYGHRWVHIGEPGYGVAVINDSTYGHDVSRTVREDGGTTTTVRLSLVRAPRVPDPGADQGKHRFTYSLLPGASIEDAVAEGYALNLPLRVADSAGPAEPVVSVDGEGVTIEAVKLADDASGDVVVRLYESRGGRATGTLRTGFPLAGAQVTDLLERPLSDGGTDGNAVPVALRPFEVQTLRLAVEKK; encoded by the coding sequence ATGCACGACGAACGCCGCCGGATCGAAGAGCGCGTACAGCGCATCCACGACCAGCGCATCAAGCCCGCGATATACGCCGCGTCCACACCCTTCGAGGTCGAGGCCTGGCAGGCCCCCGGCGAGCCCGTCCCGTACGAGGAGGCCGCGGCCGCCTCGTACCAGCCCTTCGCGATGGACACCCCATGGGGTCCGCCGTGGGGGACCACCTGGTTCCGGATGCGCGGACAGGTCCCTGCCGAGTGGGCCGGGAAGCGCGTCGAGGCCGTCATCGACCTGGGCTTCGTCGGCGACTGGCCGGGCAACCAGGCCGAGGCCCTCGTCCACCTCACGGACGGGACACCGCTGAAGGCGGTCAACCCGCTCAACCAGTACGTGCCGATCGGCAATCCGGTGGTGGGAGGAGAATCGGTCGACTACCTCGTCGAGGCGGCCTCCAACCCCGACATCCTCGCCAACGACTTCGCGTACCCGACCCCGCTCGGGGACGTCCGGACCGCCGGCGACAAGCCGCTGTACATCTTCAAGCGGGCCGACATCGCGATCCTCGACGAGGAGGTCTGGCACCTCGAGCTGGACGTGCAGGTGCTGCGCGAGCTGATGCTCGAACTCGGCGAGCACGACCCGCGCCGCCACGAGATCATGCACACCCTGGACCGCGCGCTCGACGCGCTGGACCTCGACGACATCTCCGGCAGCGCGGCGGCCGTCCGCGAGGTCCTCGCCCCGGCCCTGGCCAAGCCCGCGCATGCCAGCGCCCACCAGATCTCCGGCGTGGGCCACGCCCACATCGACTCCGCCTGGCTGTGGCCGATCCGCGAGACCAAGCGCAAGACGTCCCGCACCTTCTCCAACGTCACATCGCTCGCCGACGAGTACGAGGAGTTCGTCTTCGCCTGCTCGCAGGCCCAGCAGTACGAGTGGGTGCGCGACAACTACCCGCAGGTGTGGGCCCGCATCCAGGAGTCCGTGAAGAAGGGGCAGTGGGCGCCGGTCGGCGGCATGTGGGTCGAGGCCGACGGCAACCTGCCCGGCGGCGAGGCGATCGCCCGCCAGCTCATCCACGGCAAGCGGTTCTTCATCGAGCACTTCGGGATCGAGACCAAGGGCGTCTGGCTGCCGGACTCCTTCGGCTACAACGCGGCCTACCCGCAGCTCGCCAAGCTCGCCGGCAACGACTGGTTCCTGACCCAGAAGATCTCCTGGAACCAGACCAACAAGTTCCCGCACCACACCTTCTGGTGGGAGGGCATCGACGGCACGCGCATCTTCACGCACTTCCCGCCGGTCGACACCTACAACGCCCGCTTCAGCGGCGAGGAGATGGCCCGCGCGACGCGCAACTACCAGGAGAAGGGCGCCGCCACGAGATCCCTTGCCCCCTTCGGCTGGGGCGACGGCGGTGGCGGCCCCACCCGCGAGATCATGGAACGGGCGCGCAGGCTGGCCGACCTGGAGGGCTCGCCCAAGGTCGTGGTCGAGCACCCCGACGCGTTCTTCGCGAAGGCCCGGGAGGAGTACCCGGACGCCCCCGTCTGGGTCGGCGAGCTCTACCTGGAACTGCACCGCGCCACGTACACCTCCCAGGCCCGCACCAAGCAGGGCAACCGGCGTAGCGAACACAAGCTCCGCGAGGCCGAGTTGTGGGCGACGACCGCCGCCCTGCACGCACCGGACTACACCTACCCGTACGAGAAGCTCGACCGCCTCTGGAAGACGGTCCTCCTCCACCAGTTCCACGACATCCTGCCGGGTTCGTCGATCGCGTGGGTGCACCGTGAGGCGGAGGCGGAGTACGCACGGGTGGCGGAGGAGCTGGAGGAGCTCACCCAGGAGGCGGTCGCAGCGCTTGCCGCAACCGCTGGTCCCGCGGCAACCGCCGCCGGCGCTGCTACTGCTGTGCCCGGCGCCCATGTCTTCAACACCAGCCCCTGCCGACGTGCCGAGGTGGTCCGCGCACCCGACGGCACCCTGGCCTACGCACAGGTTCCCGCCAACGGCAGTGCCCCTCTCGGCTCCGCCGAGCCCCCTCAGCCCGTGACGATCACGGGCCGCACCCTCGAAAACGGCCTCGTCCGCGTCGAGTTGGCCGAAGACGGAACCCTCGCCTCGGTCCGCGACCTCACAGCGAACCGCGAAGTCCTGGCCGACAAGGGCAACCTGCTGCGCCTGCACACCGACCTGCCCAACTACTGGGACGCCTGGGACGTCGACAAGCACTACAAGAACCGCTACACGGACCTCTTGGACGCCGACTCGATCACGGTCGTCGACCAGGACCCCCTGCTCGGCGCGATCCGCGTGGAGCGGTCGTTCGGCAAGGGCTCGAAGATCGTCCAGACGATCACGGTCCGGGCCGGCAGCCCCCGTATCGACATCGAGACGGAGATCGACTGGCACGAGGCGGAGAAGTTCCTCAAGGCCGCCTTCCCGGTGGACATCAGGGCCCCGCACTCCTCCGCGGAGATCCAGTTCGGCCACGTCCAGCGCCCCACCCACACCAACACGAGCTGGGAGGCGGCCCGCTTCGAGGTGTACGGCCACCGCTGGGTGCACATCGGCGAACCGGGCTACGGCGTCGCGGTCATCAACGACTCGACGTACGGCCACGACGTCTCCCGCACGGTCCGCGAGGACGGCGGTACGACGACGACCGTACGGCTGTCGCTCGTGCGCGCCCCGCGCGTGCCCGACCCCGGGGCCGACCAGGGCAAGCACCGCTTCACGTACTCCCTCCTCCCGGGAGCGAGCATCGAGGACGCGGTGGCGGAGGGCTACGCGCTCAACCTGCCGCTGCGGGTGGCCGATTCCGCCGGTCCTGCCGAGCCCGTCGTCTCCGTCGACGGCGAGGGCGTGACGATCGAGGCGGTCAAGCTCGCCGACGACGCCTCGGGCGATGTCGTCGTACGCCTCTATGAGTCCCGCGGCGGCCGCGCCACCGGCACCCTGCGCACCGGCTTCCCGCTCGCCGGGGCCCAGGTGACCGACCTCCTGGAACGCCCGCTCTCGGATGGGGGCACCGACGGGAACGCGGTCCCGGTCGCGCTGCGCCCCTTCGAAGTGCAGACACTGCGCCTGGCCGTGGAGAAGAAGTGA
- a CDS encoding sulfotransferase — translation MRDPRMAAIGKGLRRRGKLMAEAVRPPRRILDAVPSPRSPGTPDGGSYVAPRAPRLVDSPVFVLSSVRSGSTLLRVLLNSHSQIRAPHEMHLRTVHVHLSRDFTADAMKALELDKDELEHALWDRLLHLELTRSGKRIIVDKTPPNTLVWPRLHRCWPNARYIVLLRHPGAVVTSLTNRRADPDHEAITAEVLDYSEKLEEARQNLDAHVITYEELTADPETTTRGLCDHLGVPWESGMLDYGTQDHGTFRPQLGDWSDTIRSGRVQPARGADPAVELPPRLAELARAWGYPAG, via the coding sequence GTGCGAGACCCGCGTATGGCCGCGATCGGCAAGGGGCTGAGGCGCAGGGGGAAGCTGATGGCCGAGGCGGTGCGCCCGCCGCGGCGGATCCTGGACGCCGTGCCGTCGCCCCGGAGTCCCGGGACTCCCGACGGGGGGTCGTACGTCGCCCCGCGCGCCCCGCGCCTGGTGGACTCGCCGGTCTTCGTGCTCTCGTCCGTCCGCTCCGGATCGACGTTGCTGCGGGTCCTGCTCAACAGCCACAGCCAGATCCGCGCCCCGCACGAGATGCATCTGCGTACCGTCCACGTCCACTTGTCCCGCGACTTCACCGCGGACGCCATGAAGGCGCTCGAACTGGACAAGGACGAGCTGGAACACGCCCTGTGGGACCGGCTGCTGCACCTCGAACTCACCCGCAGCGGCAAGCGGATCATCGTCGACAAGACCCCGCCGAACACCCTCGTCTGGCCCCGCCTGCACCGATGTTGGCCGAACGCGCGCTACATCGTCCTGCTCCGTCACCCGGGCGCGGTCGTCACCTCGCTGACCAACCGCCGCGCGGACCCCGACCACGAGGCCATCACCGCCGAGGTCCTCGACTACAGCGAGAAGCTGGAAGAGGCCCGCCAGAACCTCGACGCCCACGTGATCACGTACGAAGAGCTCACCGCAGACCCGGAGACGACCACCCGCGGCCTCTGCGACCACCTCGGCGTCCCCTGGGAGAGCGGCATGCTCGACTACGGCACCCAGGACCACGGCACCTTCCGCCCCCAGCTCGGCGACTGGAGCGACACCATCAGGTCGGGCCGTGTGCAGCCCGCCCGCGGAGCCGATCCGGCGGTCGAACTGCCGCCCAGACTGGCTGAGTTGGCGCGTGCGTGGGGGTATCCGGCGGGCTGA
- a CDS encoding D-cysteine desulfhydrase family protein encodes MTTTPSDENTPPRARLGSWPTPLEPAPRLARALGLGAGDLWVKRDDLTGLGGGGNKIRKLEWTCGAALAEGATTLVTTGAPQSNHARLTAAAGARLGLRVVLVLAGTAGSSASGNLALDGLFGATVVWAGDGEALEPRARQVVEELRRRGEVPALIPFGGSSALGARGYVECARELLVQAPDVATVVVALGSGGTMAGLVAELGTARVLGVHCGAVADPARTVSDLTSELTGRPCAPQALRIGLDQVGEGYGTLSEPVMSALTLAARAEGIVLDPIYTGRAMAGLVAAVKDGDVTAGQRTVFLHTGGLPGLFGHPTTLARAEAALLGE; translated from the coding sequence GTGACGACGACGCCTTCCGACGAGAACACCCCGCCGCGCGCCCGCCTGGGCAGCTGGCCCACCCCGCTCGAACCCGCTCCCCGGCTGGCCCGCGCACTGGGTCTCGGTGCGGGCGACCTATGGGTGAAGCGCGACGACCTCACCGGACTGGGCGGCGGCGGCAACAAGATCCGCAAGCTGGAGTGGACGTGCGGGGCGGCCCTGGCGGAGGGCGCCACCACCCTGGTGACCACCGGCGCGCCGCAGAGCAACCACGCGCGGCTGACCGCGGCGGCGGGCGCCCGGCTGGGGCTCCGTGTCGTCCTCGTGCTCGCCGGGACGGCCGGATCGTCGGCCTCCGGCAACCTCGCGCTCGACGGGCTCTTCGGCGCCACCGTCGTCTGGGCGGGCGACGGCGAAGCATTGGAGCCCCGGGCACGGCAGGTGGTCGAGGAGCTGCGGCGGCGGGGCGAGGTCCCGGCGCTGATCCCCTTCGGAGGTTCCAGCGCGCTCGGCGCCCGCGGCTACGTCGAGTGCGCGCGCGAACTCCTGGTCCAGGCACCCGACGTGGCGACCGTCGTCGTCGCGCTCGGCTCGGGCGGCACCATGGCCGGACTCGTCGCCGAGCTCGGCACCGCACGCGTCCTCGGCGTGCACTGCGGCGCCGTCGCCGACCCCGCCCGGACGGTGTCCGACCTGACCTCCGAACTGACCGGCAGGCCCTGCGCACCACAGGCGCTGCGGATCGGGCTCGACCAGGTCGGAGAGGGATACGGCACGCTCAGCGAACCGGTGATGAGCGCCCTGACGCTGGCCGCGCGCGCCGAGGGCATCGTCCTCGACCCGATCTACACCGGGCGTGCCATGGCGGGACTGGTCGCGGCCGTCAAGGACGGCGACGTCACCGCGGGGCAACGCACCGTCTTCCTGCACACCGGCGGTCTGCCCGGACTGTTCGGCCACCCCACGACGCTCGCGCGGGCGGAGGCCGCCCTTCTCGGCGAGTGA
- a CDS encoding carbohydrate binding domain-containing protein — protein sequence MRITHFRRSRHRFFALLGTAALALAGAVALPGTAQAANILTNPGFESGSLSPWTCTGNLGSVVSSPVHGGSKALAGAASSSDNAQCSQTVSVQPNTTYSLSGWVRGSYVYLGVDGGASTWTTSPSAYSQLTVSFTTGASQTSAKIYVHGWYAQGTYYADDISLDGPGGGGGSDTQAPTAPTNLTSTGKTSSSVSLSWGASSDNVGVSAYDIYSGSNQVLSVSGTSATVSGLSPSTAYTFTVKARDAAGNTSAASNSVSVTTNAGGGGGTGFKQAAPYLYLGWGDPPSATSVMSSTGIKWYTMAFMLDGGGCNPMWDSARPLTGGNDQTVINQIRSAGGDIVPSFGGWQGSKLGANCSSASALAGALQKVIDAYGLKAIDMDIENTDEFENEAVQAKILTALKTVKANNPGLKTIVTFGTSTTGPTYYGNRLIEQAQSLNANIDVFTIMPFDFGGGSDMYGNTVNATEGLKAKLKSTFGWDDATAYSHIGISGMNGLSDQQENTTPAIWTQIRDWANSHHIARLAYWAVNRDRPCPGGGVVSNCSGISQNNWQFTSITAGFTG from the coding sequence GTGCGCATCACACACTTCAGACGTTCCAGACATCGCTTCTTCGCTCTGCTCGGCACCGCCGCCCTGGCCCTGGCCGGGGCGGTCGCCCTCCCCGGTACGGCCCAAGCGGCCAACATCCTGACCAACCCCGGCTTCGAGTCGGGCAGCCTCTCCCCCTGGACCTGCACCGGGAACCTGGGCTCGGTCGTCTCCAGCCCCGTGCACGGCGGCTCCAAGGCCCTCGCGGGGGCGGCGAGTTCGAGTGACAACGCCCAGTGCAGCCAGACCGTCTCGGTCCAGCCGAACACGACGTACAGCCTCTCCGGCTGGGTGCGCGGCAGCTATGTGTACCTGGGCGTGGACGGCGGTGCCTCGACCTGGACGACGTCCCCGTCGGCGTACAGCCAGCTCACCGTGTCCTTCACGACCGGCGCCTCGCAGACCAGCGCCAAGATCTATGTCCACGGCTGGTACGCGCAGGGCACCTACTACGCCGACGACATCAGCCTGGACGGTCCGGGCGGCGGCGGTGGCTCCGACACCCAGGCACCGACGGCTCCGACGAACCTGACCTCCACCGGCAAGACCTCCTCGAGCGTGTCGCTGTCGTGGGGCGCGTCGAGCGACAACGTCGGCGTGAGTGCCTACGACATCTACAGCGGCTCGAACCAGGTGCTCAGCGTGTCGGGCACGAGCGCCACGGTCAGCGGGCTCTCGCCGAGCACCGCCTACACGTTCACCGTCAAGGCGCGGGACGCGGCCGGGAACACCTCGGCGGCCTCCAACTCCGTGAGCGTCACGACGAACGCGGGCGGTGGCGGCGGCACCGGCTTCAAGCAGGCGGCGCCCTACCTCTACCTCGGCTGGGGTGATCCGCCGAGCGCGACCTCGGTGATGAGCTCGACCGGGATCAAGTGGTACACGATGGCGTTCATGCTGGACGGCGGCGGCTGCAACCCGATGTGGGACAGCGCCCGGCCGCTCACCGGCGGCAACGACCAGACCGTGATCAACCAGATCCGTTCCGCGGGCGGTGACATCGTCCCGTCGTTCGGCGGCTGGCAGGGCAGCAAGCTCGGCGCCAACTGCTCGTCGGCGAGCGCTCTCGCCGGTGCGCTGCAGAAGGTGATCGACGCCTACGGCCTCAAGGCGATCGACATGGACATCGAGAACACGGACGAGTTCGAGAACGAGGCCGTCCAGGCGAAGATCCTGACCGCGCTGAAGACCGTCAAGGCCAACAACCCCGGCCTGAAGACCATCGTCACCTTCGGCACCTCGACGACCGGCCCGACCTACTACGGCAACCGGCTCATCGAGCAGGCGCAGTCGCTGAACGCCAACATCGACGTCTTCACGATCATGCCGTTCGACTTCGGCGGCGGCTCCGACATGTACGGCAACACCGTCAATGCCACCGAGGGGCTCAAGGCCAAGCTGAAGTCGACCTTCGGGTGGGACGACGCGACGGCCTACTCCCACATCGGCATCTCCGGCATGAACGGTCTGTCCGACCAGCAGGAGAACACCACCCCGGCGATCTGGACCCAGATCCGCGACTGGGCGAACTCCCATCACATCGCCCGGCTCGCCTACTGGGCGGTCAACCGCGACCGGCCCTGCCCCGGCGGCGGCGTGGTGAGCAACTGCTCCGGGATCAGCCAGAACAACTGGCAGTTCACGTCCATCACGGCCGGCTTCACGGGCTGA
- a CDS encoding ATP-grasp domain-containing protein: MGSRVRVWLNRTYAENVFFMDQLRSNPQHRAVEIHATHGDPDSPVLAAADVASMEPEGLSPRAYVEYALDHCARHSIDVFVPVLYQAAVVAQRAEFAAVGTALLAPPTEAVAVFQDKVTAYEAVQAVGVPVPPWWRVRTEEELVAAVEALESAGHKACFKPAAGAGGVGFRVITRAPFSLMHLNGFPSPYVPLDLVVDALRAADHPVDWLVMPRLEEPEVSVDCLTGPDGRVRMAVGRTKNGRRRGFTLHPSWIEPARLLAEAFGLHYLTNIQFRMYGDEPVLMDVNTRPAGGLHQLSQCGVNAPWAAVQLALGEETGEVVPPFLGQDYTVVSGPRPVRAVSLPQQRTDSPAAPLPAVPSPAVEPSPSPAATPAPAAESTSAATATAGAAIAPA, from the coding sequence ATGGGCTCTCGCGTACGCGTCTGGCTCAACCGCACGTACGCGGAGAACGTGTTCTTCATGGATCAGCTGCGAAGTAATCCGCAGCATCGCGCGGTCGAGATCCATGCCACCCACGGCGACCCCGACTCCCCCGTGCTGGCCGCCGCCGACGTGGCCTCCATGGAGCCCGAGGGACTGTCCCCGCGCGCATACGTCGAGTACGCCCTCGACCACTGCGCCCGCCACTCCATCGACGTGTTCGTGCCGGTGCTGTACCAGGCCGCCGTCGTGGCGCAGCGCGCCGAGTTCGCCGCGGTCGGTACGGCACTGCTGGCTCCGCCCACCGAGGCCGTGGCCGTCTTCCAGGACAAGGTCACCGCCTATGAGGCGGTCCAGGCGGTGGGCGTGCCGGTGCCGCCGTGGTGGCGGGTGCGCACCGAGGAGGAGCTGGTCGCGGCGGTCGAGGCGCTGGAATCCGCGGGCCACAAGGCGTGCTTCAAGCCGGCGGCGGGGGCGGGCGGGGTGGGCTTCCGCGTGATCACGCGTGCCCCCTTCTCGCTCATGCACCTCAATGGATTTCCCAGTCCGTACGTGCCGCTGGATCTGGTCGTGGACGCGCTGCGCGCGGCCGACCACCCCGTCGACTGGCTGGTGATGCCGCGCCTGGAGGAGCCGGAGGTGTCCGTCGACTGCCTCACCGGGCCCGACGGGCGGGTCCGCATGGCGGTGGGACGCACCAAGAACGGGCGCCGCCGCGGGTTCACCCTCCATCCTTCGTGGATCGAGCCCGCGCGCCTGCTCGCGGAGGCGTTCGGACTGCACTATCTGACGAACATCCAGTTCCGCATGTACGGCGACGAGCCGGTCCTCATGGACGTCAACACCCGCCCGGCGGGCGGACTGCACCAGCTCTCGCAGTGCGGGGTCAACGCCCCTTGGGCGGCTGTGCAGTTGGCGCTCGGCGAGGAGACGGGCGAGGTGGTTCCACCGTTCCTCGGGCAGGACTACACGGTGGTCTCGGGCCCCCGTCCGGTGCGCGCGGTGTCGCTGCCGCAGCAGCGGACCGACTCGCCCGCGGCCCCGCTGCCGGCCGTGCCCTCCCCGGCAGTGGAACCGTCACCGTCCCCCGCCGCGACACCCGCCCCCGCGGCGGAAAGCACCTCCGCCGCCACCGCCACGGCCGGCGCCGCGATCGCCCCCGCCTAG
- a CDS encoding metallophosphoesterase has translation MRSTDGGHGNLLAISDLHIGYAENRAIVEKMRPQSDDDWLLVAGDVGEVVADIRWALQTLSGRFRKVIWVPGNHELWTHPKDPVELRGVARYEHLVALCRELGVTTPEDPYPVWHGPGGPAVVAPLFLLYDYSFLPQGCLTKDQGLAYAHETGVVCTDEHLLHPDPYPSREAWCRARVAETERRLAELPDDLPTIPVNHYPLDRHPTDILRYPEFAMWCGTRLTADWHRRFRVEAMVYGHLHIPRTTWHEGVRFEEVSVGYPREWRGRPGTPGTLRRILPMEVGAGDGGAAPGVGRGRGELR, from the coding sequence GTGCGGTCGACAGACGGCGGTCACGGGAACCTGCTGGCCATCAGCGATCTGCACATCGGATACGCCGAGAACCGTGCCATCGTCGAGAAGATGCGCCCCCAGTCTGACGACGACTGGCTCCTGGTGGCCGGTGACGTCGGGGAGGTCGTCGCCGACATCCGATGGGCCCTTCAGACGCTCAGCGGCCGTTTCCGCAAGGTGATCTGGGTGCCCGGAAACCACGAGCTGTGGACGCACCCGAAGGACCCCGTGGAGCTGCGGGGGGTCGCCCGCTACGAGCATCTGGTCGCCCTGTGCCGGGAGTTGGGCGTCACGACCCCCGAGGATCCGTATCCGGTCTGGCACGGGCCCGGTGGCCCCGCGGTCGTCGCGCCGCTCTTCCTGCTCTACGACTACTCGTTCCTGCCGCAGGGCTGCCTGACCAAGGACCAGGGGCTGGCCTACGCCCACGAGACCGGAGTGGTCTGCACCGACGAGCACCTGCTCCATCCCGACCCCTACCCGAGCCGCGAGGCCTGGTGCCGGGCCCGGGTCGCCGAGACCGAGCGCAGGCTCGCCGAACTGCCGGACGATCTGCCCACGATCCCGGTCAACCACTACCCGCTGGACCGTCACCCGACGGACATCCTGCGCTACCCCGAGTTCGCGATGTGGTGCGGCACCAGGCTGACCGCCGACTGGCACCGCAGGTTCCGTGTCGAGGCCATGGTCTACGGTCATCTCCACATCCCGCGGACCACCTGGCACGAGGGCGTCCGCTTCGAAGAGGTCTCGGTGGGTTACCCCCGCGAATGGCGCGGCCGACCGGGAACACCGGGCACGCTGCGCCGCATTCTGCCGATGGAGGTCGGAGCCGGTGATGGAGGAGCTGCTCCCGGAGTCGGTCGTGGTCGTGGAGAGCTACGGTGA
- a CDS encoding 4'-phosphopantetheinyl transferase — protein MMEELLPESVVVVESYGDDGVEGATLYPEEQALLRGAVQKRRREFTAVRTCARRAMEKLGMPVGPVLPGERGAPQWPSGLIGSMTHCDGYSAAALARATDLASLGIDAEPHLALPAGVLDVVALPTEVGRLDRLAAETPDVHWDRLLFSAKESVYKAWFPLTRKWLDFSEADIDLVQGAGSAGPALSGRFHAQLLVPGPLVDGLPVEAFDGRWTVQRGLVATVVTVPHA, from the coding sequence GTGATGGAGGAGCTGCTCCCGGAGTCGGTCGTGGTCGTGGAGAGCTACGGTGACGACGGGGTGGAGGGCGCGACCCTGTACCCCGAGGAGCAGGCGCTCCTGAGGGGCGCCGTGCAGAAGCGGCGCCGCGAGTTCACCGCCGTGCGCACCTGCGCCCGGCGGGCCATGGAGAAGCTCGGCATGCCCGTGGGGCCCGTCCTGCCGGGCGAACGCGGAGCGCCGCAGTGGCCGTCGGGCCTGATCGGCAGCATGACGCACTGCGACGGCTACAGCGCCGCCGCGCTCGCCCGCGCCACCGATCTGGCCTCCCTCGGCATCGACGCCGAACCCCACCTGGCGCTCCCGGCGGGGGTCCTCGACGTCGTTGCCCTGCCCACGGAGGTGGGCCGGCTCGACCGCCTCGCCGCCGAGACCCCCGACGTGCACTGGGACCGGCTGCTGTTCAGCGCGAAGGAGTCGGTCTACAAGGCGTGGTTCCCGCTCACCAGGAAGTGGCTGGACTTCTCCGAGGCGGACATCGACCTCGTCCAGGGCGCCGGGTCCGCCGGCCCTGCCCTGTCAGGGCGTTTCCACGCCCAACTCCTCGTGCCGGGACCGCTGGTGGACGGCCTGCCGGTCGAGGCGTTCGACGGGCGCTGGACCGTCCAGCGGGGGCTGGTCGCGACGGTGGTCACGGTGCCTCACGCCTGA
- a CDS encoding alpha/beta fold hydrolase: MVDVPPRRPRRTLRLRSVGDGELRLHHRVVHGYRRAYRMAGEGPALVLIHGIGDSSATWAELIPDLARTHTVIAPDLLGHGASDKPRADYSVAAYANGVRDLLATLDIESATLVGHSLGGGVAMQFAYQFPERTERLILVSAGGVGGEVNPVLRAVSLPGAHLMLSTLRLPGMRFQVGLFARLMRLLDTDLGQDAPELLTLVDALPDATSRSAFIRTLRAVVDWRGQAVTMLDRCYLTEGMPTMLLWGDRDSVVPVRHAYGAHQAMPGSRLEIFEGAGHFPFHSDPARFLALVEEFTSTTHPADWSRERWRELLRAGRPGSAAGQPDTAQNRAVERDLREASERSAT; this comes from the coding sequence GTGGTCGACGTACCGCCTCGGCGTCCGCGGCGCACCCTGCGGCTGCGCTCGGTGGGCGACGGGGAACTGCGCCTGCACCACCGCGTCGTGCACGGCTACCGGCGCGCCTACCGGATGGCGGGCGAGGGCCCGGCGCTCGTCCTGATCCACGGCATCGGCGACTCCTCGGCGACCTGGGCGGAGCTGATCCCCGACCTCGCCCGCACCCACACGGTGATCGCGCCCGACCTCCTCGGCCACGGAGCCTCCGACAAACCGCGGGCCGACTACTCGGTGGCCGCGTACGCCAACGGGGTACGCGATCTGCTCGCCACGCTCGACATCGAGTCCGCCACCCTGGTCGGTCACTCGCTGGGCGGCGGAGTCGCGATGCAGTTCGCCTACCAGTTCCCCGAGCGCACCGAGCGGCTGATCCTGGTCAGCGCGGGCGGTGTCGGGGGCGAGGTCAACCCCGTACTGCGGGCCGTCTCGCTGCCCGGCGCGCACCTCATGCTCTCCACGCTGCGACTGCCCGGAATGCGCTTCCAAGTGGGCCTGTTCGCCCGCCTGATGAGACTTCTCGACACCGATCTGGGGCAGGACGCACCGGAGTTGCTGACCCTGGTGGACGCGCTGCCCGACGCGACCTCCCGCAGCGCCTTCATCCGCACCCTGCGCGCCGTGGTCGACTGGCGCGGCCAGGCGGTCACCATGCTCGACCGCTGCTATCTGACGGAGGGCATGCCCACGATGCTTCTCTGGGGCGACCGGGACAGCGTGGTGCCGGTGCGCCACGCCTACGGGGCGCACCAGGCGATGCCGGGCAGCCGCCTGGAGATCTTCGAGGGCGCGGGCCACTTCCCCTTCCACAGCGACCCGGCGCGCTTCCTGGCCCTGGTCGAGGAGTTCACGAGCACGACGCACCCGGCCGACTGGAGCCGCGAGCGCTGGCGGGAGCTGCTGCGCGCCGGCCGCCCCGGCAGCGCGGCAGGGCAGCCGGACACCGCCCAGAACCGCGCGGTGGAACGGGACCTGCGCGAGGCGAGCGAACGCAGCGCGACGTGA